In Brassica napus cultivar Da-Ae chromosome C2, Da-Ae, whole genome shotgun sequence, the sequence CAAAatacatttatgattttttataactattgaatttaaaatataaattaataatgttgaaatataaatcaaaattttcttttgaaataaaaaatgttatattaaaaattactatttctgCGCATGGTGCATGGAAACTCCTAATATTGTGTATTTACCAATAAAAATACTTACCGCTTCTGCCTTGACTAGCTGGAGAACAAGAAGAGATATGAGAAGAGAAGCAATAAAAGCTTTTGAAATTGCCATAACTCTCTTTGGAGATGATTATAATATGACCAGAGATAACTCAACGAAGATAATGTGTGTTTTGAGTTGTGTCTAATGAGAACTTGGAGGCCTTCAATTTATAGAACGGGAATCACTTAGATTAAAAAGGAATGAAATTAGAGGAATGGAATatgaagaaaaatgaaataaatttcattatatttatttatgatcaAATTGTAATGAAATCATATTCTTTGAATTTTGTTGACTTTTTCTGGACTTAATTGAATGGGTATTCAATATTATTTCATTCCAAAATTTTATAGAATGGATGGAATTAAATATTCTACATTATTTCattctaaaatttaataatcCAGCTGCACTCTATACATGTATAGAATTCTATCATTTATGTATACTAGAGTcgttgtccgcgctacgcgtggaatatgcttttaaatattttgattttagatGATAATCTACAATAATTTGGAgttagattatatatattaaaattccAACGCGTAAATGACGATGATTGGGctatattttgtttgatttgtcaAACTTTTTTGGTTGTCCAGAGCACGGTAGatcagttttaaaattaaattatgttaTAAACCATGTTTAGACGCAGAGGAAAGTCATTATCATTATTGAGAACAGATGTAAAAATCTTTAAATAGGAAAGCGAAAATCATAATGGTTGAACTTTCCGACGAAGAGGGCGTGTAGATGTCTTGGGATTTTTTTGAGTTGGAGAGCCTGAAATTATTTCGAATAAATCAGTGAACATAACTTAGTAATATGAATCAATTTATTCAATTAATAGAATAAGTAGACATACTTGGAAATAGTGAGATATCCATCATCAGGGAAGGAGTGTTAACTTTGATTCCTTTCGGTTGATAGCTAAAATACTGCATAATAAGTAAATGTGAATTATTAAATAGataatcataaaaaatattcaattagattctgaatttaaaattttacttactCCCATGGGAATGAAGGCGGTTGAAGATTTCTTTGTAGACTATGTTCTTCATCTTTCGTGGGTGTGAATCTTTGCTTTTGATGATTTTTAAGCCTGCTTTGCTCGTCACACATGAGAGAGCCACATACAGTTGACCATGTGCGAAGACAGGTCTAGGTAGATATAGGATAACCTCTTTTAAACTTTGCCCTTGGCTTTTGTTGATTGTCATTGCATAACACAATCTGATAGGGAATTGTGGTCGACGCAAAGTGAACGGCAGATTTGTTTCATCATGCAAGAGAACAATTCTTGGGATTAAAACTTCGTCTCCAATATGTGACCCAGTGATTATGTCTGCCTTAAGCACTATTTCGCCTATGTGGGGTAGGATTAAACGGGTACCGTTgcataaacctttttttttgtttacgttTCGTAGATACATAATTGGGGCCCCAACTTTGAGAGTGAGTTTATGAGAAGGAAATCCTGAAAATTCCATGGAATTGAGATACTCAATCGCGTATAATGTATCATTTTGGTCAGACTGAGTATCTGAAACCTCGAAGCTATCGTAGCTGTAGTAGTCTCTTGACTCCCCGTCGGTTTTGGAGATTGTATATGCATTGATTTCATCGATGGTATCATTTCGGGGTGTGAGTATAGCTTTATCAGTGTAGGAACCTTCGGAGGGCTTTATTTTGTTGACATCACCATATGCAGCATCGACAACTTGTTTTAATGATTCATCCTTAGTCTCTTGGACCAATGAGTTGTCGACGATTATCATTTGTTCATGGTAGCCATTACCTCATCTTCTTGTACTGATTCTTGACGACCTTCCCCGACTTTGAGAATTCACTCAGAGAACTCTATCCGTATCATGATATTTTTCAACTAAGTATCGGGCCCCACCGGTGAAACTTGGCGACAGTATGAATCTTTGACCAATAATTTTAGCATCAGTGTCACCCTTGCTAACAACATTGAGTACATTACTGTAGAGTTCGGCTCTCAAAACATCTTGATTATTCCTCGCTTACCTTTGCCGATCTTCTTCAATTGCTGTAAAAACGTCCACAACATATTGATGGAGGAGACAACCACCTTTAACCAAAGTCATCCCTTGGTTGAGACGCATTTGTATCTGAGCAGCGTAGTATTGGCGTATGGTTAGGAATTGCTTTGTTTTCGAGGTGCCTGTCTCAAGATGTAATGGGATCTCGGGGTGAAATCCATACTCACCATATGGAAACAGAAGAGGATATTGGAGGCTCATGTATAGTGGGTGATCATCACGTATCTGCTGCAAAGTGTCAGATTGGAATTGGACCATTATATCTCGTACTCCAATTGTTGATGACATATCCCCTACGATAAGGCCGGCGACCTCAATTGTACTCGGAAGATCGTATTCTTTTCCTTTCCCTTTATCTGAGAGCAACTTAATATTAAACTTTGTCCCATTGCTTTCGTAGTAGTCACGTGCCCGTCGGAAAATCttagccaaacaattattctcGTCAATCATCTCGATAAGGCGCTCTAAGGTTGTCTCATCTAGATTACCTTCTGTTGAGGTTTGCCCCATCGCATTTAAACGGTTTCTGATTTCGTTGCCCGTATCAAATATGTAAAGCTGGAGATATTATGTGGGTTGGCCTTGACACGGTATAAGCGAGCCTATTCTATGGTGGGTTTGACCTTGGATCCGTATAGTGTAAGGACCGGGCGCATGCACCACACTATAATCCATTTTCATTCCAATGGAGGTGAAAGCCAGTATAGAATTATAGACACGGATGGTATCTCAAAACCACCTAGTCCGAAGAAGTTCTTCTAACAGGGCTGGAAGTTGCTTGATCGGAGGAAGCTTTATTTGGCCATGATTACAGCAAATTGTGAATGTTGGTTCACCGGTTTTGGAGTCCGTACCAGTGCTTTCCAAAATCCACATTAATGCACCACATTTTGTGCATGTTACGATTGTGTTATCTTCGGCTTTAGATGTGGAGCATTTATCTGTGAtaaaatttgattcaagttgttaacacatagtgtgtttaatattttatatttaacggcgtttaatatttgttaagtactataaaataacatttatatataaaaaatgtttagactttgaaattttaataatttatagatatattagttttacaaaagtttccttatttagttttattattttaagatcTATTTATTGTAAGATAAGGGAAAAATTTGACTTAGGGTATAtacattaattgttttt encodes:
- the LOC125582279 gene encoding ATP-dependent DNA helicase pif1-like, yielding MIIVDNSLVQETKDESLKQVVDAAYGDVNKIKPSEGSYTDKAILTPRNDTIDEINAYTISKTDGESRDYYSYDSFEVSDTQSDQNDTLYAIEYLNSMEFSGFPSHKLTLKVGAPIMYLRNVNKKKGLCNGTRLILPHIGEIVLKADIITGSHIGDEVLIPRIVLLHDETNLPFTLRRPQFPIRLCYAMTINKSQGQSLKEVILYLPRPVFAHGQLYVALSCVTSKAGLKIIKSKDSHPRKMKNIVYKEIFNRLHSHGSK